The sequence ATCCGCACTATGGTCCGCGCTGCTGTGCTCCCCGTCGACGGCGGCGCCCGGCGGGGCGGTGGTCTCACCCTGGTCGGTGCTCGTCTGGTCCCGACCGGCCTCGGCGGTGGCTCCGGAGGCCACCAGGGTCAGCGTCATTCCCAGCTGCCGATGCCCGGCGACAGTGCACCAGCCCTCCAGGTCCCCGCCGACCACACCGATGTCCAGACGCTGGCTCTCGCCGGGGGCAAGCCGTTCGGAGGTCGCGCCGCCGACGGTCAGGTCGTGCACGTTCTGCGGATCGTCGTTGGTCAGCTCGATCACCAGCCGGTCACCGGCTGGCACGCTGAGCGTGGCCGGGACGTAGCGCATGTCCTGCGCGCTGACCTGCACAGTGGTGGTCTCGCCGGTGGCGGCCACGTCGCGGTGGGCACTGCCGGCTGCGTTCAGTCCGGCCGCTGCCGGGTCGATACCCACGCCGATGCTGACCGCGAGCAGCACTGCCACCACGGCGACCACCAGCTGAGAGCGGCGCCAGAACACCGCCTCCTGCGCAGCGGGTGGGGCCGGCGCCCCGTGCCCGGCCTCGCCGGCGGTGCGGCGGGACCGGATCGCGCCCACCATCATCGGTAGGAACGAGGCGAGGCCCACCAGCACCAGCACCGAGCAGGCCACCCGCACCCAGCTCGGCACCGGCAGCAGGCACAGCAGCAGGGCGACGTTCGTGGTCACGATCCGCACCGCTCCGTACCGGTCGAACCACGCACTGGCGGCCTTCAGCTTCGCCGGTCCCCCGCCCAGGGCCACCGGGAGCAGGTAGGACAACGCGCCGAGCAGCACCTGAGCAGCCACTCCGACCACGAAGATCACCGTGGCCGGGGTGAACGCGCCCGCCACCTGTTCCCAGGAGTCGGCGCGCGCCGTGGCCACCGCCACCACCACGAGCCCGGCCAACAGCCAGACCAGGGCGGCTGCCACCGACGCCGCCGGGAACGAGCGGGGCGGACGCGCGATCGCGGGCCGAGCCAACGCCCGGCCCCAGCCGAGCACACCGAGGGTGTAGGTCGCGATCCCGGCCACGGTGACCCAGCGCAGGTCCGCGACTGCGCCAGCGAGCGTGGCCAGCAGGCCCAGCAGCAGCACCGGCAGCGCCTGGCGTGCCCAGCGTTCGGCACGCTCGTCGATCCGCGTGCGCAGGATCGTCGGCCAGAGGGTGAGCAGCGTTCCGGTCACGGTCAGGCCCACCCAGCCGAGCAGGTTGACCATCGTGTGCCCCACCAGCAGTCGGCCATGCCAGTCGCCGGGCAGCCCGCGCGCGAGCAGTACGCCGAGCACCGCACCGACCGGGAGCATGCCGCAGGCGCCGAGGTAGTAGCGGATGGTGATCCGAAACCGGCCCGGCAGCGCCCGGCGGAGCCGGCGCACCAGCTGCACCCCGTGCCAGAGCACAGCAGCCACGACAGCACCCGCACCGGCGATGACCACGGGGAGGGACGCCGTCGGCACGCCGATCAGCACAGCAGTCACGCCGGCCAGCAGTAGCCAGAGCCGCCGGGACTGGACGCGGCGGTCGTCCAGCGTGGGCGGGGTCTTCAACAGCGCCTGGGCGAAGTAGGTGCTCCACACCATGATCGCGTGCGTGATCGCCCCGAGCAGCACCAGATGCACCATCAGCCAGCGAGCGGAGGGGACCGCCTGGTGCGCCACCGCGAGGATCGCCGCCAGCACGAGCCAGAGCACCGCCGGATAGTCTCGCAGCGGCCATCGGCCCCGGGAGGCCACCGGACGAGATCTCGGACCGCCGGAGCTGGTCATCGCTGCAGTCAGCCCTGCCGGGTCAGCCGCAACGTCCAGGCTTGCGGGCCCTCCTGCAGGTAGGTGACCTGCACCGGGTCCCGGTCGGCGATCTGGGCGAGCAGCGGCTTCGGGTCGTGCGGGGCGACCAGGTCCAGCGATCCTCCGGCGGGTACGGCGCCGAGGGCGCCGAACACGGTGGCGTGCCGGATGGCATGGGGGATCTCCCGCACGTCCAGCATCGGGATTCCCTCGTCCGTGCAGCCGCATGCGCACCCGGAGGCGCTCACATCGGTCACCGGCAGCGTCGCGGGAGCGGCGGGCTGTGCTTGGGGATCGGTCATCGTTCCTCCTCATGTTGGGCGCATCGCCGTGGCGAGAAACCACTGGTCGATTCCGGTGGTGGACCACCTCCTCGAATATTACACTCCGAATTGTGAATAATTCTGCTGCCTTCGGGCCGGTGCCGACGCCGGAGCCTTCGGCCGCTCCCGGTCCGGCGCAGCGCGTCCTGTCGACTCTCGGCCCGGCCGGCCAGACCGCCTCCGTGACGGACCTGAGCGCGGCCACCGGCACCCACCCGAACACCGTGCGCCGGGCCTTGTCGGACCTGCACACCGCCGGCCTGGTGCAGCGCTCCCGGGTACCCACCGGCGGTCGCGGCCGGCCGCACTACACCTACTCCCTGACCACCGCCGGCCGGCACGCCCAGCCGACCGGCAGGGCCTTCCGCGAGTACCGCAGCCTCACCGAGGCATTCGCCACCCACCTAGCGCAACGCTCCGACGATGCCGGGGCCGACGCCCGTGCGATCGGGCGGACCTGGGGCGCCTCGCTGGCCGAAGAACAGAACAGCAGCGCCCGCCCGGCCGCTGAGGACCGGGTGACCGACCTGCTCGCCGAGCTCGGCTTCGGGCCAGTGCCTGACGACGAGGGCACCGCCCTGCGCACCTGCCCACTGCTGGAACTGGCCAAGGAGATGCCCGAGGTCATCTGTCAGGTGCACCAGGGCCTGGTGGAGGGCGCACTGGAGAGCTATGGCGCACCCGCCGGCGACGTGCAGCTGACTCCGTTCGCCGAAGTCGGGGCCTGCCGGCTGCGCCTGCACGCCGAGCCGAGCCGAGCCGAGCCAATTCTCCGCTACCGCTGACGGAGAACCGGAAAGCGAACAATGAATCGCCCACTGAACTTCACGCACATTTCCGCGGAAATTAGTGCCGCCGAGCCGGCTCGATTTAAGCGACGTGAGCGTGCGGTAAATCGCCCTGGAAATCGCAGTTCGTGCTGGTTGCCGCCCCTATTCGGTCGGGTTATGTTAGGACGAAATACTCACTCGTCTGCAGTTCCTCAGGAGGGCACATGCTCGCCCCAGCAGTTACTGATCTGCCGATCGCGGCCGGGGGTGGTGCAGTGGGTCCGTGGCGGCGCGGGCTGCCGGCGCCGGCAGGCACCGAGCCCAGGGCGGGTGGCTCGCGATGACCCCGAGCAAGCTGTCCGTCGAGGGGCCGCTGGGGGCTGCGCTGGTGCAGACCCGCCGATTCTTCACCGCTGACGCCGAGGTCTCCGACGACAACCGCACCCTCAGTCTGACCGGTGGGCGCTCCGGCGATTCCTTCTACCGGGACCGGTGGAGCCACGACAAGGTGGTCCGCTCCACCCACGGGGTGAACTGCACCGGCTCGTGCTCGTGGAAGGTCTACGTCAAGGACGGGATCATCACCTGGGAGGCGCAGCAGACCGACTACCCCTCCGTAGGTGATGACCGGCCCGAGTACGAACCTCGCGGCTGCCCCCGTGGTGCGGCGTTCTCCTGGTACACCTACTCCCCCACCCGGGTGCGCTACCCGTACGTGCGCGGCACGTTGCTGTCGATGTTCCGCGAGGCCCGGGCACGCCTGGGCGATCCGGTGCTGGCCTGGGCCGAGATCGTGCAGGACCCGGAGAAGACCACGCGCTACAAGTCCGGGCGTGGCAAGGGCGGCCTGGTGCGAGCGACCTGGTCGGAGGCGGTGGAGCTGATCGCGGCCGCGCACGTGTACACGATCAAGCGCTGGGGTCCGGACCGGATCGCCGGGTTCTCCCCCATCCCGGCGATGTCGATGGTCAGCTATGCCTCCGGCGCCCGGTTCAACGAGCTCATCGGCGCTCCGATGCTCAGCTTCTACGACTGGTACGCCGACCTGCCGGTGGCCTCACCGCAGGTCTTCGGCGACCAGACCGACGTCCCCGAGTCCGGGGACTGGTGGGATGCTGCCCTGCTGATGATGTGGGGCTCGAACGTCCCGCTGACCCGCACCCCGGATGCGCACTGGATGACCGAGGCGCGCTACCG is a genomic window of Ruania zhangjianzhongii containing:
- a CDS encoding multicopper oxidase domain-containing protein, whose protein sequence is MLWLVLAAILAVAHQAVPSARWLMVHLVLLGAITHAIMVWSTYFAQALLKTPPTLDDRRVQSRRLWLLLAGVTAVLIGVPTASLPVVIAGAGAVVAAVLWHGVQLVRRLRRALPGRFRITIRYYLGACGMLPVGAVLGVLLARGLPGDWHGRLLVGHTMVNLLGWVGLTVTGTLLTLWPTILRTRIDERAERWARQALPVLLLGLLATLAGAVADLRWVTVAGIATYTLGVLGWGRALARPAIARPPRSFPAASVAAALVWLLAGLVVVAVATARADSWEQVAGAFTPATVIFVVGVAAQVLLGALSYLLPVALGGGPAKLKAASAWFDRYGAVRIVTTNVALLLCLLPVPSWVRVACSVLVLVGLASFLPMMVGAIRSRRTAGEAGHGAPAPPAAQEAVFWRRSQLVVAVVAVLLAVSIGVGIDPAAAGLNAAGSAHRDVAATGETTTVQVSAQDMRYVPATLSVPAGDRLVIELTNDDPQNVHDLTVGGATSERLAPGESQRLDIGVVGGDLEGWCTVAGHRQLGMTLTLVASGATAEAGRDQTSTDQGETTAPPGAAVDGEHSSADHSADTAQVSPAVENVIDPQLPELTEESTHRLTLEVQEVELEVAPGVWQRRWTFGGTVPGPTLHGRVGDTFEVTLVNDGSMGHSIDFHAGALAPDGPMRTIAPGASLRYTFTAGRAGIWMYHCATDPMSAHIAAGPNRATSFHVVGGPFDTVYVEGAYLLRDGRGALDGVWSSRRSGPPAASTR
- a CDS encoding DUF2249 domain-containing protein — translated: MTDPQAQPAAPATLPVTDVSASGCACGCTDEGIPMLDVREIPHAIRHATVFGALGAVPAGGSLDLVAPHDPKPLLAQIADRDPVQVTYLQEGPQAWTLRLTRQG
- a CDS encoding helix-turn-helix transcriptional regulator — encoded protein: MNNSAAFGPVPTPEPSAAPGPAQRVLSTLGPAGQTASVTDLSAATGTHPNTVRRALSDLHTAGLVQRSRVPTGGRGRPHYTYSLTTAGRHAQPTGRAFREYRSLTEAFATHLAQRSDDAGADARAIGRTWGASLAEEQNSSARPAAEDRVTDLLAELGFGPVPDDEGTALRTCPLLELAKEMPEVICQVHQGLVEGALESYGAPAGDVQLTPFAEVGACRLRLHAEPSRAEPILRYR